Below is a window of uncultured Cohaesibacter sp. DNA.
CGATCCACATCGAGAATAACCATAAGTTCCTTTTCCAGGCGATGAACACCGGCAGCAATATCGGCCCACCGGGAATCCAGGTTGCTTGGAACAGCCTCACGACTTTTTTCGCTCAAGTCGAGCACTTCACCGACGCTATCGATGATCAGCCCATAGGATTCTTCCTTGAACTCGATCCCTATAGCCATCATGTTTCCCTCATGCTTAAGGGGCTCAAGCCCCAAGCGCTTGCGCATGTCAATCGCCGTCACAATGCGACCGCGCAGGTTCAGAACCCCTGCAATTTCAGTCTGTGACAAGGGCACTCGTGTGACGGATTCCGGCACGAAAACATCGTGTACGCGGCTGATCGGCAGACCGAAAAGCTGACCGGAAATGAAAATCGTCACATATTGAATGGTTTCATTGACGCCGTCGTCATCCTTCTCGGGTGTCATGTGGTTTCTCATGCTGCTGCTCCCAATTCAATGCGTTGTTCCTTCAGAGAGGCAATGAGGCCGGGGCGATCAAACTTGGCAACATAATCGTTGAAACCTGCCTGACGTCCACGCTCGATAGCGGCTGGCGTGCACAGTGACGACAATGCGATGATTGGAATATCGCGGGTCGCTGGCTGTCTGCGAATTGCTTCGCAAAGCTCGAAACCGTTCATTTCCGGCATTTCGATATCGGATACGACGATTTCATAGCTCGGATCCCGCTCAAGCGCAGCAAGCGCCTCAACACCATCCTTGCAGATCGTCACTTCGTAACCGGCTGCCTTGAGAACCGGGCCGAGCATGTTGCGGAAGAAGCTGGAGTCATCCACGAACAGAAGCTTCTTGTTGAGAATGTCTTCCTCTTCCATTTCCTTGCGATGGAACCAGTCCTCGAAGGCCTGCGGCAGGAAGTGGCCAACATCGATGATCTCGGTAGCCCTGCCCTTGATAACGGCAGTACCAAGAATGCCTGGAACTTCCGAAGACACTTCGATATTGAGTTGCTCGTCGACAATATCGACGATCTCGTCCACGACCAGACCCATGGAACGACCAGCATCGGAGAAGACCAGCATTGGCTGGCTGCCCTCGGTGCGGCGCTGCACGAAATCGTTGACCTGTACCAGTGGCATCAGGCTGCCACGATATTGGACCATGTCGCGCCCGTTTGAGAATTCGATCTTTTCGATTTCGAATTCTTCCAGACGCGTGACCAGCGACAGCGGAACTGCTTTTGGCTCCGGCGAACCGGCACGGAAGATAAGCAGAGACACGGTATTTTGCTCCTCTGGCAAGGCTTCCTTGGCTGCGCCCTCGGTGCTGGCTTCAACATCGGTGCCAACATGGCTGCCAAAGGCCTGTGCCACACCATTCGGATCAAGGATCATGATCACGGAACCGTCACCAAGAATGGTGTTGCCCGAGAACATGGTCAGATGACGCAACATGGTAGCCATCGGCTTGACCACGATTTCCTCGGTATGGAAAACCGCATCAACCACGACACCGAAGGTCTGGGCACCAACCTGCATCACAACGATGAAGCCATTGTCATCCAGCTCGATATCAGTGTTGGTTTCGCGCTCAATACCAAGCAGGTTACTCAGATGAATGAGCGGCAGCAGCTTGTTGCGCAAGCGAAGAACCGGCGTATCCTTGATGCGCTCGATCTTGTGCTCGGAATTATTCTGTACGCGAACCAGCTCGACAACGGAAAGCTGCGGAATGGCGAAGCGATCACCGGATGCTTCGACCAGCAGGGTCGACACGATCGCCAGCGTCAACGGAATCTTGATCGAGAAGGTGGAACCCTTGCCCGGAATGGACTTGAGGTCAACCGAACCACCGATCAGTTCGATATTGTTGCGGACAACGTCCATGCCAACGCCACGACCGGAAACGTTCGTGATTTTCTCGGCAGTCGAGAAGCCCGCAGCAAAAATGAACTTGTTGATCTGCTGCTCGGACATCTTCTCGAGCTCGGCTTCGGTTGCCAGCTCATTCTTGAGGATTTTTTCCTTGACCTTCTCGGTGTTGATGCCACGTCCGTCATCGACAATATCGATGATGATGTGACCGCCTTCATGATAGGCCGACAGGGTGATGGTACCCTTCGCCGGCTTGCCCATGGCGACGCGCTCTTCACCATTTTCCAGTCCATGGTCGGCAGAGTTGCGCACCATGTGGGTCAGCGGATCCTTGATCAGTTCCAGAACCTGACGGTCAAGTTCGGTATCCTGACCGATCATTATCAGATCGATTTCCTTATGCAGGTCGTTGGCCAGATCGCGAACGATACGCGGCAGCTTCTGCCAGGCGTTGCCAATTGGCTGCATGCGGGTCTTCATGACCCCTTCCTGCAACTCGACCGTTACATTGGAGAGACGCTGCAGAGGAACCTTGAATTCGGAATCTTCATGACGGCGCACGATTTCAAGCAGCTGGTTGCGGGTCAGCACCAGCTCCGAGACCATGGTCATGAGATGCTCGAGCGTTTCGACATTCACACGAATGGACTGGTGAGCACCACCGGATTTCTGCTCTTTCTCGGCCTTTGGCTCTTCTTTCTTCTTGGCAACCGGCGCCTTTGCTGCAGGTGTAGGCGTTTTCGTCACTGCCGATTTGCCATGACGCTTCAGGGCAGCAGCATCGGCAATCGCAGCTTCTGCAGCTTCCTTTGCGCTCTGGGCGACATCGAACCCTTCCGGACCGTCAGCCTCGCGGAAGGCGCGTTCCAGATCATCAAGGGAGACTTCGCCCTCTTTCAGCTCGCGTTCCAGAACCTGATATACTTCGTGAGTTGCCGGTTCTTGCGGTGCCTTCTCGGCAGCTGCGGGAGCCGCTTCCGCCACAGCTTCAGGAGCCGCTGCGGGGGCATCGCCATTTTCAGCCTGATCGACGACAGATGTTCCCTGTCCGGCATATTTCCCGATCCCCGACAGCCGGTCGAGCTGATCGATCAGATCCTCATCAGAGCCTTCAGGTTCCGCCTCATTCGCTTCCAGCTCGGCAACGATCTCCTTGATCCGGTCAAGGGATAGCAGGATGACAGAAACGGATTCACCGGTAACCGGTGCCCCATCCCTGAACTTGCCCATGAGTGTTTCTGCAGCATGCGCCAAACTCTCAAGTCTGGGCAGCCCCAGAAAGCCGCAAGTGCCCTTGATAGTATGTACAAGTCGGAAAATGTTATCGAGGATCTGAGCATTGTTTGGCTCTTGCTCAAACTTTACAAGCTCGACGTCTACGACATCAAGACTTTCATTTGTTTCCTCGATAAATTCACGTAAAAGATCATCCATGGCCTAAAACCCTGATTCTTGGCGGAAACCGGTCCGAACAGACAGTTATTCCGCTTCAGTCTCGGGCCAAAGCGTTAATTTAAGCTGAAGCAAAGGACACAAACATTCAAACTCGATGCATTTACCGTGGCATCTGTTTATAAATAGTTCGCGACTTTAGTATGAATGACTGGGATTGGTATATGTAGAATAAATTCAATATTATAGATACAGTTCTGTCTAAAATATTGACCATTTACCATAAGTAGTTTTACCGAAGCTTTTAAACCGAAGTTGTTTCTCCGTTCGGGATCGCCTGACCGATCATCTCGTCCGCGCTCGGAATGTGTACCGGCTTGGCCTGAATGGTGATGACATCATCCACCCAATCGAAGGCGAGGTCCATTTTTGCTTCGCGCGCCAGCAGTCCGGTATAGTAGGGCTGGATGGAATTTGCCGTAAATCCCTGCTCATCGGCAGGACGACCGCGCAGCAGGCGATCAAGGCTTGCCGGAATGCGCGCATTCTTGCCTTCGGACACCAGCTTGAAGGTCGGATATTTCGGATCGCCCTCATGGGATACCTTGATGGTGCCGCCGCGCGGAATGGTCGAAATACTGATCATGATCAGGTTGAGCAACAGCTTGACCAGATTTTTCGGCATCAGGACGCGGACGCCATCCCATTCGATTTCCGCCTTTTCGGATTTCATATAGCCGCGCGCCACACTTTCCGCGTCGCCCGTATCGATTTCCGCGCCAGCGGATCCGGCCGCACCAAAGGCAAGGCGGGCAAACTGCAATTTGGCCGATGCCGTACCGGCACTCTTGGTAATGAGCTCCATGGCGAAGGTCTGCATTTCCTCGCCATTATCTTCTTCCAGCACTTCCAGTCCATTGATAACGGCCCCGACAGGGCTGATGATATCGTGACAAACACGGCTACAAAGCAGCGCCGCCAGATCCATAGAAGACAGTGTTTCAATACCAGACATTGCACCCTCTAAAAGCAGTGGCATCACTTTGGGCTCGGTTCAATATCAGATCCGGTTTCTGATACTCAACGGACCCCAAAGGTTAGCGGATTTGATAAAATACGAATCAACCTTTTCGCTCTATCAGAAGCATTACCTATTCGCTCCCCGCCTGCCAAGGCCAGAAGCATCACAATCGGATTGTTTCACAGGTGCCGGCAACCTTTCTCCCACCTCGGAAACAGTCTGAAATCAATTCGGCAACTTTGTGAGCCCGTAATCGCCACAATGGCCCGCCATAGACTGGCCCAGAAACCAATCCAGAAACTGACACAGAAATTTGGCTGGAAATTGGGCTGGAAGCTATCGCGAAAGGGTCGCCTCAATTTTCGGCCATTCCTCATCAGCCCGCTGAACATGCAGATCGACCGCTTCGGCCCATGCGGCGCGCGCTGTATAGGAATAGAAAAGAAACAGGCGATTTCTGTAGATTGCCCAGACATTGGGATTGCTGTCCGATGCATATCCCCTTGCCATCGCCAGAGCCCCATGGCCACCATATTGCGGCGCATAGACATCGGGATTCTGCATGAAGACAGCTTTGTTGGCTCTGGACTTGAACAGCCACGACACACCATTCCAGACATATTCATGCTCGCGCAAGCCCGGAATGGCCGCATGTTCCGTATAATAAGCCACAGGGTCATAGCCATAGATGGCATAGCCGGAACGGGAATCCGTCACCACCCGCCGCGATTGCGCCGTGGCATCAGCCTGAGAATTCATCCCCATGACCGAGAAAGCCAGAACAAGCAGCATGATAAGAATGCGCATCACAGACGATCCTTGCTGGCTTTCTCAACAAACCGAAAGCTGAGAAAATTGTGTTCTACACAAATTAATAGCCTTTTTGTCAGAAAAAAGGTGCAACATTGTTCGAAACACCCCGGCAATCACTTTTTTGCTCATATTCAGAGTTACACTCAGATTGTGAGTCTTTCGGTTAAATAAAAGTGTCCTCCGGCGATCATTGTAAACAAAAGCTTCTCATTTTCACTTGCAAGTGATGCGGCTCCTGTAAAAAATAGCGATGAACGCAAATGATGATCGGTGGAAAAGCTGCAAAACCACGATAAGGATATACATGATGGCAAATCTGGCCTGGCCAAACGACTTGAAACATAAAGGCAATGAGCTGCTCGTAATTGCTTTGGCAATCGTAGCCCTTGCCATTTGTGCGACCACAGCGCGCGCCCAGTCAAATCGCGATCAATCAAACCATTACAGCATGCAGGAAATTGTCGACACAGGGCACAGTTTCTTCGGCACCGTGGCGGGAGGCCTCGCCTCTGCGGTCGAAAAGGCGGTTTCCAAATACGGACTTCCCAACGGCTATATCCTTGGTCAGGAAGGCAGCGGCGCATTTGTTGCTGGCGCCCGCTATGGCGAGGGCGACCTCTATACCAAGAATATGGGCAGCCACAAGGTCTTCTGGCAGGGTCCGTCCATTGGCTGGGATTTTGGTGGCGACGGCAACCGGACCATGATGCTGGTCTATCACCTCCCCAGTGTTGACTATCTCTATCGTCGCTGGGTCGGCGTCAACGGCTCGGCCTATCTTGTCGGCGGCTTCGGCTTCACGGTTCTCAGCCTTGAGCAGCAATATTATGTCGTGCCGATCCGTTCCGGCGTCGGAGCCAGACTTGGCGTCAATGTCGGATATTTGAAATTCACCCGCAAGCCAACCTGGAATCCATTCTGATTTCAAAATCCGAGGAGGCAAATCCCCCTCCCCGACGGCTGCATTTTTCTATTTTACCAGACAGGATTGACTGGTAACAAACAACTAGAGCTTCCCCGTTGGAGGGGCTAAACTGGCCGCTCCAACGGAAATGTGTTTTTATATTTGAGACTGTTCCATCGCAATCATGGCGCAAAGGCTTGCGCGCTCCATTGATCGAATGGAAACCGGGGCCGAGAGCGAACAGTCCAAACACCAAAGCAACCGCAACGCCAGATTAGAGTCAGCAAGGAAAAAGACACCGTGATTGCAATCATAATGTATATATTGCTCGGGATATTTGTCACTCTGCTGCTCATGCTGCTGGTCATTCCCATGATCTGGCGCCGCGCTGTTCGCCTGACCAAAAAAAGGCTTCAGGCAGAAATGCCCATGAGCTACAGCGAACTGCAGGCCGAGAAAGACCATATTCGCGCGGAAATGGCGGTCGACATGCGCCGTCTTGAGGTCATTTCCAACCGCCGTCAGGAAGAATTGGCCAATAAGAGCATCAAGATAGACCGTCTTAATGTGGCCCTTGACGAGCGCGCATCCACGATCCTTCATCATCAAGAAGAAATCGACAGCCTCAAGGGCACCATTTCGGAGCAAAAAGAGGAAAGCCGCCAGATTTCTTCGCGACTGAATGATACGCGCAAAGAACTGCAACAGGCACACCAGACAATCTCCGATCTCGAAGGCGACAAGGATGATCTCAACAAGGAGATCTATTATCTGGAAACCAATGTCGACGAACAGAAAGTCGAACTGGCCGCCCAGATGGCCCGCATCGAGAATCTCAGGGAAGAAATCTCCAGCCTCACCGGCCTTTTGAACGAGCAGACCGGCGAACGTTCCAAGGCGGAAACCCAGTTGGGCCGCAAGACAGGAGAGCTGGATCGCACCAGAGAAAGATTGTCCAGCTTGCAGGAAAAAGTCGACGGACTGCAGGCCAGCCTTGCCGACAAGGACAGTGAAATCGACAATCTGAAAAGACAGCTGGAACGCGCCAACCAGCAACATGCTATGACCGGAGAGGAAAGCAACACGCTGCTTGCCGAAGCTGAAGCACGTCGTCTGGAAGCCGAAACCAAGATCGCCAATCTGGCCATGCAGCTCGAAACCCGGCAGAAACTGGAGGACGGAGGCAATCTGTCCACCGTCATCAAAGGTCTGGAAGAAGAAAAAGTGACCCTTCAGCAAGAATTGGACAAGGCTCTGGAAAGCAACAGCGATCTCGCCGAAAAACTGGCAGCGCTGCAAGAGAAATTGCAAGCAAAAGAGCAGCCGGAAACCCCGACGGGCGATTTGACCCCGAGAGAGCAACTGCTGCGAGACGAAATCAAAGAGATCGCCACACGCCTGACCGAATTCACCGCAGCCAGAGGCCAGAATAAAGAGGCCCTGAAGGCAACCGCTATTCGCGCCGCTCAAATCAGCGAGACCGTCGAGAATGCGGCTCGGGGACGGAGCGAAGTTGCCGCCAGAGCGGGCAACAGCCCGGAAAATGGGGCTGGCAATGGGGCTGGCAATGGAGCAGACAACAAGACTCGCAATGAGACTGGCGAGCCACAAAATGAAGGCCCCGCAGGCAACGCAACCGTCCCAAAGCCCGCTGATCCATGGTCGCAGGTCTTCTCGCTCGCCGATCAGGTCCGTGAGCTGGAAAAAAGCTCGTCATAAGCCAACTCTTCACATCTGCGCAAAAGGAAGCATTTTGTTTGGCAACCCAAGCAGGGACTTGCCAACGAGCCCGGCTTTGTTTAAAGCCAGAGACGCATCGGATGCACGCATTCCCTTGCGCCTCCCCCACCCGGATTTCGGACAGACATTTCATGGCACCACCGCTCCTGCATCTTCAGAATACTCATCTGGCAATCGGCGGACAGGCCTTGCTGGCCGGCGCGGAACTGGCCGTGCATGAGGGCGATTCCATCGCGCTGGTCGGTCGCAACGGGTCGGGCAAATCAACCCTGCTGAAAATCGCCGCCGCATTGGTCGAGCCGGACAAGGGCGAGCGCTTCTTCCAGCCCGGAACGACCCTGCGTTATTTGCCGCAGGAGCCGGACCTTTCTGCCTTTGCAACAGTGCTCGATTATGTCGAGGAAGGCCTCGCTCCGGGAGATGCCCATTATCGTGCGCAATATCTGCTTGATGAACTGGGCCTGACCGGCAAGGAAAAGCCGGACGAAATTTCCGGCGGCGAAGCCCGCCGCGCCGCTATTGCCCGTGTGCTGGCCCCCGAGCCGGATATTCTTTTGCTGGACGAGCCGACCAACCATCTCGATCTGCCTGCGATCGAATGGCTGGAAAGCGAATTGAAACAGATCCGCTCGGCCAAGGTCATCATCAGCCATGACCGCCGTTTTCTCGAAAATCTCACCCGCAATGTCGTCTGGATCGACCGCGGCACGGCCCGCCGTTCCAACCGTGGCTTTGCCCATTTCGAAGCATGGCGCGATGAGGTCTTCGAGCTCGAACAGATCGAGGAGCAGAAGCTCAAACAGAAGATTCTGGCCGAAGAAGACTGGATCCGCTATGGTGTCACCGCCCGCCGCAAGCGCAATGTGCGCCGCCTGGGCGAGCTGGGAACCCTGCGCGAGAAGAAACAGCAGATGGCCCAGAACCGCCCGCAGGGCGATGTCAGAATGAGCGCGACCGAAGGCGAAAGCTCGGGCAAGTCCGTCATCAAGGCGCGCAATATCAGCAAGAGCTTTGACGGGCGCACCATTGTCCGGGATTTCTCCATCGAGATCCTGCGCGGCGACCGCATCGGCATTGTCGGCCCCAATGGTGCGGGGAAATCCACGCTGATCAATCTGCTGACCGAAGGCCTTGTCCCAGACAGTGGAACGGTCAAGCTGGGCACCAATCTGCAAATGGTAACCCTTGACCAGAAGCGCGAGAGCCTCAATCCCGACTGGACCCTCAAGGAAGCGCTGACCACCCACGATGGCGACATGGTTCAGGTGGGAGACAGTTCCCGTCATGTTGTCGGTTACATGAAGGACTTCCTGTTCCGGCCAGAGCAGGCCCGCAGTCCGATTTCGGTGCTGTCAGGTGGAGAGCGCGGACGCCTGATGCTGGCCCGAGCGCTGGCCAAACCGTCCAACTTTCTCGTGCTTGACGAACCGACCAACGATCTTGATCTGGAAACCCTTGATCTGTTGCAGGAAGTCATTGCCGACTATTCCGGCACCGTGCTGCTTGTCAGCCACGACCGTGATTTCCTTGACCGCCTCTGCACGACAACCCTCTTTGCCGAAGGCGATGGCCGCTGGACAGAATATGCCGGTGGCTACTCCGACATGATCGCCCAGCGCGGCAGCGGCGTCACCGCCCGCAAGGGGGCAAAAAAGGAAAAGGCGGCAAAGTCACCAAACGCACCGTCTGAAACTGCACCAGCCCCCAAACAGCAGAAGGGCCTCACCTTCAAGGACAAGCATCTGCTTGAAACCCTGCCCGGCAAAATGGCAGAAATAGAGGCCAAGATCGAACGGCTGCGCGCCCGCCTCGAAGACCCCGAGCTGTTCAGCAAGGATCCCGAAACCTTCAACAAGGCCGCGAAAGCGCTTGAAGCACAGGAAGAGCTGCTGGCCAAGGCAGAAGAAAAGTGGCTAGAGCTGGAAATCCTTCAGGAAGAGCTGGGCGAAAGCTGATCCTCTCCGCCTTTGTCATTCTGCGGCAACATTCGGCAGAAAAGCGACTGCTCACTTGCCTACGAAAATTGCGCAGCAAAAGGATATCCGGGAAGAGTAGCCCGCTTTTTTGATGGAAATTTCCGCCTCTTTCGCCTATGGTCCGGCGCAAATCGGACCCCATTGCGGTTGATCGCGCCTCCTGCACAAAACTGGCGCTGAGCACCGCACAAGAAAGCAGCCAGTGATCTGGCAGGAAAGATAAGACAGAATATGCCCGCATCTCATGAAATCCGTCGCACCTTCGCGATCATCTCGCATCCAGACGCCGGTAAGACCACGCTCACAGAAAAGCTGCTCTATTTCGGCGGCGCCATTCGCATGGCCGGTCAGGTCAAGGCCCGCGGTGAGAAGCGGCGCGCCAAATCCGACTGGATGAAGATCGAGCAGGAACGCGGCATTTCGGTCACCTCCTCGGTGATGACCTTCGAGCATAAGGATCTGATCTTCAACCTGCTCGACACGCCGGGCCATGAAGACTTTTCCGAAGACACCTACCGCACGCTGACTGCGGTCGACAGCGCCATCATGGTGATCGACGCCTCCAAGGGCATCGAGGCCCAGACGCTGAAGCTGTTCGAGGTCTGTCGCCTGCGCGACATTCCCATCATCACGCTGGTCAACAAATGCGACCGCGAGGCCAAGGATCCGTTCGAACTGATGGACGAGATTCAGGAGACACTGGCGCTTGATGTTTCTCCCATCGTGCTGCCCATCGGCTCCGGCTCGACCTTTCATGGCTGCTACAATGTCACCAATGGCGACTATTACACCGCCAAGCACAAGGGCGAAGCCTTCGACACCATCGTCGAGACATCGGGCATCGAAGACAGCAAGCTGGACGCCCTTATCGACAGCCAACTGCTGGAAGAAAGCCGGGAGATGATCGAGCTGGCAACCGGCGGCTATTCCGAATTCGATCTGGAAAGCTACCGCGAAGGCCATCTCTCGCCAGTCATTTTCGGCTCGGCACTGAAGGATTTCGGCCCCACCGCGCTGCTTGACCTGATTGCAGACATTGCCCCCATGCCACGCCCTTCCCCGACCACGGTTCGCACCGTTTCACCTGAGGAAAGCAAGGTATCCGGTTTTGTCTTCAAGGTGCAGGCCAACATGGATTCCCACCATCGCGACCGCGTCGCCTTCATGCGCATCTGTTCGGGCGACTTCAAGCGCGGCATGAAGCTGCGTCAGGTCCGCACCGGCAAGGATGTGATGGTTCATAGCCCGATCATGTTCTTTGCTCAGGATAGAGAAATTGCCGATGAGGCGGGACCGGGCGATGTGATCGGCATTCCCAACCATGGCACCATTCGCGTCGGCGACACCTTCACCGAGGGGGAAAATCTGCAATTTACCGGCCTGCCCGCCTTTGCGCCTGAAGTCTTGCGCCGTGTTCGCCTGCCCGATGGTACCAAGGTCAAGCAATTGCGCCGTGCCCTTGAAGACCTTGCCGAGGAAGGCCTGACACAGGTTTTCAAACCCAATATCGGCTCAAACTGGATCATCGGTCTGGTCGGCATCCTGCAGCTGGACGTGCTGAAATCCCGCGCCAAGACGGAATATGGCGTGGAGATCGATTTCGAACCCATCACCTACAATATGGCGGTTTGGGTCAAGTCCAAGGATGAAGCCAAAATGAAGACCTTCCTGTCGGCCAACGTCAACAATATCGTCCATGACCGCGAAGGCAGCCCGGTTTTCCTTGCCAAGAGCCAATGGGAAATCGACTTCACCAAGGAACGTCATCCGGACATCATTTTCATGAAGACCAGAGAATTGGTGCAAACCGAAGCCTGATGCGCCTTTGCCTTCGGCCTGAAGACAAGAAAAAACCGGCGAGGAGCGTCCTGCGCCGGGTTTGTTCATTTGAAGGCCTTGACGGGAAGTCATGCTCCCTACGCTTTGGCCCGTTCGATCCGCCCTTGATCAGAATTTCAGGGCATTATCGACCTTGTTCAGCTTTCGCTCTTCAAAAGTCGCAAAATCCTGTTGCAGGGATGCGCTCTTGAACATGACGACACGAATGTCAAAGCCACCATCGATTTCCGCCACGTCGGCCTTATAGAAGACATCGCAGGTATCGACAGCCCCCTTCAGCCAGTCTGATGGCTCCGCATCGGGATTGTTGCGCGCTTCTTCGATCCGCTCGAGAAAAGTTTCGACATCGCTTATACGCGCCATTTTCAGCGCACAATTGGCATTGTCGCTGATGATCCTGTTCGGTGCCGCAATCAGTTCCGGATAGGCTTCAGCCAGCTTATTCTCGATGACGCTTTTTTCAACATCAACCATCAGCTCGGTATCGGAATCGAGCAGATAGATCGGCTGTCCTTCCTCTCGCAGCGAACGCCCGATCGTGAAGCTTTTCTTCACGCCATTCTGTTCACTCGAGCAGGTAACGATCTCTCCGGCACCGGCGCAGTTGCCAAAGCCATTTTCTGCAAGGATACCGGCGGCATCATCATAATTGACACCAAGCGAGATGCCGGAGAAATTCGGCTCGCCCTTGGCAAAGCTCAGCTTGGTATTGGCGCCAGTCAGAGGTTTCAGGGGCTTCAGCGGCTTTTGTGATTTGGCATCGACGCTGGTCCCGCTCGTGGGGATCGCCTCTTCAATGACGGCAGCATTATCGGAAGCGCTTGCCTGACTGGAACTGGAAGATACGGCTGAATTATCCTCGACAGGAGCCGACGACTGCTGCCGTGAGGCCTCAACCGTATCAAAATGCGCCTGTTCGAATTCAGGCGAAAACAGCACATCAAACTGATGATTGGTCAACCGGCCGGTTACCGGGAAACCGGCTTCATACTGGAAATCGGAAATCGCCGTGCGGGAACGCCGCCCCAAGACACCATCCACATAACCGG
It encodes the following:
- a CDS encoding chemotaxis protein CheW, yielding MRNHMTPEKDDDGVNETIQYVTIFISGQLFGLPISRVHDVFVPESVTRVPLSQTEIAGVLNLRGRIVTAIDMRKRLGLEPLKHEGNMMAIGIEFKEESYGLIIDSVGEVLDLSEKSREAVPSNLDSRWADIAAGVHRLEKELMVILDVDRVLGDMVTTGVAA
- a CDS encoding chemotaxis protein CheW → MDDLLREFIEETNESLDVVDVELVKFEQEPNNAQILDNIFRLVHTIKGTCGFLGLPRLESLAHAAETLMGKFRDGAPVTGESVSVILLSLDRIKEIVAELEANEAEPEGSDEDLIDQLDRLSGIGKYAGQGTSVVDQAENGDAPAAAPEAVAEAAPAAAEKAPQEPATHEVYQVLERELKEGEVSLDDLERAFREADGPEGFDVAQSAKEAAEAAIADAAALKRHGKSAVTKTPTPAAKAPVAKKKEEPKAEKEQKSGGAHQSIRVNVETLEHLMTMVSELVLTRNQLLEIVRRHEDSEFKVPLQRLSNVTVELQEGVMKTRMQPIGNAWQKLPRIVRDLANDLHKEIDLIMIGQDTELDRQVLELIKDPLTHMVRNSADHGLENGEERVAMGKPAKGTITLSAYHEGGHIIIDIVDDGRGINTEKVKEKILKNELATEAELEKMSEQQINKFIFAAGFSTAEKITNVSGRGVGMDVVRNNIELIGGSVDLKSIPGKGSTFSIKIPLTLAIVSTLLVEASGDRFAIPQLSVVELVRVQNNSEHKIERIKDTPVLRLRNKLLPLIHLSNLLGIERETNTDIELDDNGFIVVMQVGAQTFGVVVDAVFHTEEIVVKPMATMLRHLTMFSGNTILGDGSVIMILDPNGVAQAFGSHVGTDVEASTEGAAKEALPEEQNTVSLLIFRAGSPEPKAVPLSLVTRLEEFEIEKIEFSNGRDMVQYRGSLMPLVQVNDFVQRRTEGSQPMLVFSDAGRSMGLVVDEIVDIVDEQLNIEVSSEVPGILGTAVIKGRATEIIDVGHFLPQAFEDWFHRKEMEEEDILNKKLLFVDDSSFFRNMLGPVLKAAGYEVTICKDGVEALAALERDPSYEIVVSDIEMPEMNGFELCEAIRRQPATRDIPIIALSSLCTPAAIERGRQAGFNDYVAKFDRPGLIASLKEQRIELGAAA
- a CDS encoding histidine phosphotransferase family protein, with translation MSGIETLSSMDLAALLCSRVCHDIISPVGAVINGLEVLEEDNGEEMQTFAMELITKSAGTASAKLQFARLAFGAAGSAGAEIDTGDAESVARGYMKSEKAEIEWDGVRVLMPKNLVKLLLNLIMISISTIPRGGTIKVSHEGDPKYPTFKLVSEGKNARIPASLDRLLRGRPADEQGFTANSIQPYYTGLLAREAKMDLAFDWVDDVITIQAKPVHIPSADEMIGQAIPNGETTSV
- a CDS encoding YHS domain-containing (seleno)protein, encoding MRILIMLLVLAFSVMGMNSQADATAQSRRVVTDSRSGYAIYGYDPVAYYTEHAAIPGLREHEYVWNGVSWLFKSRANKAVFMQNPDVYAPQYGGHGALAMARGYASDSNPNVWAIYRNRLFLFYSYTARAAWAEAVDLHVQRADEEWPKIEATLSR
- a CDS encoding DUF1134 domain-containing protein, translating into MANLAWPNDLKHKGNELLVIALAIVALAICATTARAQSNRDQSNHYSMQEIVDTGHSFFGTVAGGLASAVEKAVSKYGLPNGYILGQEGSGAFVAGARYGEGDLYTKNMGSHKVFWQGPSIGWDFGGDGNRTMMLVYHLPSVDYLYRRWVGVNGSAYLVGGFGFTVLSLEQQYYVVPIRSGVGARLGVNVGYLKFTRKPTWNPF
- a CDS encoding ABC-F family ATP-binding cassette domain-containing protein, with the protein product MAPPLLHLQNTHLAIGGQALLAGAELAVHEGDSIALVGRNGSGKSTLLKIAAALVEPDKGERFFQPGTTLRYLPQEPDLSAFATVLDYVEEGLAPGDAHYRAQYLLDELGLTGKEKPDEISGGEARRAAIARVLAPEPDILLLDEPTNHLDLPAIEWLESELKQIRSAKVIISHDRRFLENLTRNVVWIDRGTARRSNRGFAHFEAWRDEVFELEQIEEQKLKQKILAEEDWIRYGVTARRKRNVRRLGELGTLREKKQQMAQNRPQGDVRMSATEGESSGKSVIKARNISKSFDGRTIVRDFSIEILRGDRIGIVGPNGAGKSTLINLLTEGLVPDSGTVKLGTNLQMVTLDQKRESLNPDWTLKEALTTHDGDMVQVGDSSRHVVGYMKDFLFRPEQARSPISVLSGGERGRLMLARALAKPSNFLVLDEPTNDLDLETLDLLQEVIADYSGTVLLVSHDRDFLDRLCTTTLFAEGDGRWTEYAGGYSDMIAQRGSGVTARKGAKKEKAAKSPNAPSETAPAPKQQKGLTFKDKHLLETLPGKMAEIEAKIERLRARLEDPELFSKDPETFNKAAKALEAQEELLAKAEEKWLELEILQEELGES
- a CDS encoding peptide chain release factor 3, which produces MPASHEIRRTFAIISHPDAGKTTLTEKLLYFGGAIRMAGQVKARGEKRRAKSDWMKIEQERGISVTSSVMTFEHKDLIFNLLDTPGHEDFSEDTYRTLTAVDSAIMVIDASKGIEAQTLKLFEVCRLRDIPIITLVNKCDREAKDPFELMDEIQETLALDVSPIVLPIGSGSTFHGCYNVTNGDYYTAKHKGEAFDTIVETSGIEDSKLDALIDSQLLEESREMIELATGGYSEFDLESYREGHLSPVIFGSALKDFGPTALLDLIADIAPMPRPSPTTVRTVSPEESKVSGFVFKVQANMDSHHRDRVAFMRICSGDFKRGMKLRQVRTGKDVMVHSPIMFFAQDREIADEAGPGDVIGIPNHGTIRVGDTFTEGENLQFTGLPAFAPEVLRRVRLPDGTKVKQLRRALEDLAEEGLTQVFKPNIGSNWIIGLVGILQLDVLKSRAKTEYGVEIDFEPITYNMAVWVKSKDEAKMKTFLSANVNNIVHDREGSPVFLAKSQWEIDFTKERHPDIIFMKTRELVQTEA